The following coding sequences are from one Brooklawnia cerclae window:
- the sucB gene encoding 2-oxoglutarate dehydrogenase, E2 component, dihydrolipoamide succinyltransferase has protein sequence MSTEVTLPVLGESVTEGTVSRWLKQVGEHVEVDEPLLEVSTDKVDTEIPSPASGVLLEIRVHEDDVAQVDSVLGLVGDPNETSAPAPAPAAPAPEPAPAPVAVHAPVAPAPAPAAPAASSATEVILPALGESVTEGTVSRWLKDVGERVETDEPLLEVSTDKVDTEIPSPASGVLLEIRVHEDDVAQVGSVLGLVGSPDAAPAAAPAPAPAAPAPAPAPVAAAPAPAPVAAPAPAPVAAAPAAPAPATPAVAPRATSDEPGPYVTPLVRKMATDYGIDLASVQGTGVGGRIRKQDVVAAAEAKKAAEAAPAAAPAPALAPASAPAASAASVPAPDTSGKRGTTEKLSRLRKIIASRMVESLQTAAQLTATVEVDLTAVSQLRNKVKNDFRKREGTGLTYLAFISKATVEALKAFPQINASIDTEAGTVTYHGAEHLGIAVDTERGLVVPVIKNAGDLNVGGIAKQISDLAARGRDNKLGPDELSGATFTITNYGSAGTLFDTPVINQPNVGILGTGALVKRPVVVPDQFGNDTIAIRDMMYLSLTYDHRLVDGALAARFLSAVKARLEEGAFGGEFGL, from the coding sequence ATGTCGACTGAAGTCACGTTGCCTGTACTGGGCGAGAGCGTCACTGAAGGAACCGTCTCTCGCTGGCTCAAGCAAGTGGGCGAGCACGTCGAAGTCGACGAGCCGCTGCTCGAGGTCAGCACCGACAAGGTCGACACCGAGATCCCCTCCCCGGCATCCGGCGTCCTGCTCGAGATCCGCGTCCACGAGGACGACGTCGCCCAGGTCGACTCCGTGCTCGGCCTGGTCGGTGACCCCAACGAGACCTCCGCCCCGGCACCGGCCCCCGCCGCGCCGGCACCGGAGCCTGCTCCCGCGCCGGTTGCCGTCCACGCCCCTGTGGCCCCCGCCCCGGCGCCCGCTGCCCCGGCCGCTTCGAGCGCCACCGAGGTGATCCTGCCCGCGCTGGGCGAGAGCGTCACCGAAGGAACCGTCTCCCGCTGGCTGAAGGACGTCGGCGAGCGCGTCGAGACCGACGAGCCGCTGCTCGAGGTCAGCACCGACAAGGTCGACACCGAGATCCCCTCCCCGGCATCCGGCGTCCTGCTCGAGATCCGCGTCCACGAGGACGACGTCGCCCAGGTCGGCTCCGTGCTCGGCCTGGTGGGCTCGCCCGACGCGGCCCCTGCCGCCGCCCCGGCACCCGCACCTGCGGCGCCCGCTCCGGCTCCTGCGCCGGTGGCCGCCGCCCCCGCACCCGCTCCGGTTGCCGCACCGGCACCTGCTCCCGTCGCCGCAGCCCCGGCCGCACCGGCACCTGCCACACCCGCCGTCGCCCCGCGTGCGACCAGCGACGAGCCCGGCCCCTACGTCACCCCGTTGGTGCGCAAGATGGCCACCGACTACGGCATCGACCTGGCCTCGGTGCAGGGCACGGGTGTTGGCGGACGCATCCGCAAGCAGGATGTCGTCGCCGCGGCCGAGGCCAAGAAGGCCGCCGAGGCCGCGCCCGCCGCCGCCCCGGCACCCGCTCTTGCTCCCGCGAGTGCTCCGGCCGCTTCGGCGGCTTCGGTTCCCGCACCCGACACATCGGGCAAGCGTGGCACCACCGAGAAGCTCAGCCGCCTGCGCAAGATCATCGCGTCCCGCATGGTCGAGTCGCTGCAGACCGCCGCTCAGCTCACGGCCACGGTCGAGGTCGATCTCACCGCGGTCAGCCAACTGCGCAACAAGGTGAAGAACGACTTCCGCAAGCGCGAGGGCACCGGCCTGACCTACCTGGCCTTCATCTCGAAGGCCACGGTCGAGGCACTGAAGGCGTTCCCGCAGATCAACGCCTCCATCGACACCGAGGCGGGCACCGTCACCTACCACGGTGCCGAGCATCTGGGCATCGCGGTCGACACGGAGCGGGGCCTGGTCGTCCCGGTCATCAAGAACGCGGGTGACCTGAACGTCGGCGGCATCGCCAAGCAGATCTCCGACCTCGCCGCCCGCGGGCGCGACAACAAGCTCGGGCCCGACGAACTGTCCGGTGCGACCTTCACGATCACGAACTACGGATCGGCGGGCACCCTGTTCGACACCCCGGTCATCAACCAGCCCAATGTCGGCATCCTCGGCACCGGGGCCCTCGTGAAGCGCCCGGTCGTCGTCCCCGATCAGTTCGGCAACGACACCATCGCGATCCGCGACATGATGTACCTCTCGCTGACCTACGACCACCGTCTCGTCGACGGGGCCCTGGCGGCCAGGTTCCTGTCGGCCGTCAAGGCCCGTCTGGAAGAGGGCGCCTTCGGCGGCGAGTTCGGCCTCTGA
- a CDS encoding DUF4191 domain-containing protein encodes MARSERAKELEAKQKAEAKALREKKRNSDNPRDWGTFRQIRESFRLTSQVDPQLKWWIIVVIAAGVVIGLVLGLVLGSPGSFTWIWGLVLGLLSGVTASLYILTWRTKKATYLRYKGQPGSGEVPLSMLNKKKWTSQPVIAFTKRQDVIHRVVGEGGLVLVGDGDPGRLKPLMATEVRRHQQVLYGVDVQTVIMGDGPDQVPMEKLTKYIEKLPKALDTVQVEEVKSRLKALDSMKSAVPLPKGPLPTNAKGSRRALRGR; translated from the coding sequence ATGGCGAGGAGCGAGCGGGCGAAGGAGCTGGAGGCCAAGCAGAAGGCCGAGGCCAAGGCCCTGCGCGAGAAGAAGCGCAACTCTGACAACCCCCGTGACTGGGGTACCTTCCGGCAGATCAGGGAGAGCTTTCGCCTGACGAGCCAGGTCGATCCCCAGCTCAAGTGGTGGATCATCGTCGTCATCGCGGCCGGTGTCGTCATCGGGCTGGTCCTCGGGCTCGTCCTGGGCAGCCCTGGCTCCTTCACCTGGATATGGGGTCTGGTCCTCGGGCTCCTGTCGGGGGTCACCGCGTCCCTCTACATCCTCACCTGGCGGACGAAGAAGGCCACCTACCTGCGCTACAAGGGGCAACCCGGCTCGGGCGAGGTTCCCCTGTCGATGCTCAACAAGAAGAAGTGGACGAGCCAGCCGGTCATCGCGTTCACGAAGCGGCAGGACGTCATCCATCGCGTTGTCGGCGAGGGCGGCCTGGTGCTCGTGGGCGACGGCGACCCCGGACGCCTCAAGCCGCTGATGGCCACCGAGGTGCGCCGTCACCAGCAGGTGCTCTACGGCGTCGACGTCCAGACCGTCATCATGGGTGACGGCCCTGATCAGGTGCCGATGGAGAAGCTGACCAAGTACATCGAGAAGCTGCCGAAGGCCCTCGACACCGTGCAGGTGGAAGAGGTGAAGTCGCGGCTCAAGGCACTCGACTCCATGAAGTCCGCCGTTCCTCTGCCGAAGGGCCCCCTGCCCACGAACGCCAAGGGCTCGCGCCGCGCCCTGCGGGGCCGCTGA
- a CDS encoding cation transporter, whose protein sequence is MSNDVLTDERRARLNRRVKLIVAFTISWNVIEAVVAIGAGAVASSAALIGFGLDSVIEVASAVAVAWQFTRKDPERWEKAAVKAISIAFFALAAYVTIDAVAALSGVGEVDHSPVGIAIATLSLIVMPGLAWFEFRTGSELGSASVRADSKQLLLCSYLSGTVLIGLLLNSLFGWMWADSVAALVVAVLAVREGVEAWREGLESPFEVLESLDDDTDER, encoded by the coding sequence ATGAGCAACGACGTGCTGACCGACGAGCGCCGGGCCCGTCTGAACCGGCGGGTGAAGCTCATCGTGGCCTTCACCATCAGCTGGAACGTGATCGAGGCCGTGGTGGCGATCGGTGCCGGAGCGGTGGCCTCGTCCGCGGCGCTGATCGGGTTCGGCCTCGACTCGGTGATCGAGGTCGCCTCCGCCGTCGCGGTGGCCTGGCAGTTCACCCGCAAGGACCCGGAACGCTGGGAGAAGGCCGCGGTCAAGGCGATCAGCATCGCCTTCTTCGCCCTCGCCGCCTACGTGACGATCGACGCCGTCGCGGCCCTGTCCGGGGTGGGGGAGGTCGACCACAGCCCGGTCGGGATCGCGATAGCCACCCTGAGCCTGATCGTGATGCCCGGGTTGGCATGGTTCGAGTTCCGCACCGGGAGCGAACTGGGCTCCGCGAGCGTGCGAGCCGACTCGAAGCAGTTGCTCCTGTGCTCCTACCTGTCGGGCACCGTATTGATCGGCCTGCTCCTCAACAGCCTCTTCGGCTGGATGTGGGCCGACTCGGTCGCGGCGCTCGTGGTGGCCGTACTGGCCGTCCGGGAAGGTGTCGAGGCCTGGCGTGAAGGCCTGGAGTCGCCGTTCGAGGTGCTCGAATCGCTGGACGACGACACCGACGAGCGCTGA
- the cmtR gene encoding Cd(II)/Pb(II)-sensing metalloregulatory transcriptional regulator CmtR, with the protein MLTIASRLDAMNRLGRAMADPTRSRILLSLLDGPGYPAELARGLGLTRTNVSNHLACLRGCGIVVAEPEGRKTRYEIADHRLAAALSDLLDVTLTVDESVPCLDPGCGLETQLAEETR; encoded by the coding sequence ATGCTGACCATAGCTTCACGATTGGACGCGATGAACCGCCTCGGCAGGGCGATGGCCGATCCGACCCGCTCGCGCATCCTGCTGAGCCTTCTGGACGGCCCGGGCTACCCGGCCGAGCTGGCCCGCGGGCTCGGGTTGACGCGCACGAACGTGTCCAACCATCTTGCCTGTCTGCGTGGATGCGGGATCGTGGTCGCCGAGCCGGAGGGGCGCAAGACCAGGTACGAGATCGCCGATCACCGCCTCGCGGCCGCACTGAGCGATCTGCTGGACGTCACCTTGACCGTGGACGAATCGGTGCCCTGCCTCGACCCGGGGTGCGGCCTGGAGACACAACTCGCTGAGGAGACCCGATGA
- a CDS encoding DeoR/GlpR family DNA-binding transcription regulator has translation MLATERQARILQAVAERRIASTEALASELQVSPETIRRDIRTLDDQGALRRVRGGAASTTITNGEPLIEERQLLNRPAKEAIGRLAADLLEDGQMVILDLGTTAMEVARAMAPGFRGVVATNSLLIAGELAERHDIEVLVCGGRVRGGDLALSNAFSVEFFAQLHADVAFVSSGGVSAEEGLTDFYLDEVATRQQMLRSARQAFVLADSSKFGVVAPYAVAPLGCELGLITDRVPDPELERAIRRRGGAIVSP, from the coding sequence ATGCTCGCGACTGAACGGCAGGCACGGATCCTCCAGGCAGTCGCCGAGCGACGGATCGCCAGCACCGAGGCCCTTGCCTCCGAACTCCAGGTGTCGCCCGAGACCATCCGGAGAGACATCCGCACCCTCGACGATCAGGGCGCACTCCGCCGCGTACGCGGGGGTGCCGCGTCCACCACCATCACCAACGGCGAGCCGCTCATCGAGGAGCGCCAACTGTTGAACCGACCGGCAAAGGAAGCCATCGGGCGATTGGCGGCCGACCTGCTGGAGGACGGGCAGATGGTGATCCTCGACCTCGGAACCACTGCGATGGAGGTCGCCCGCGCCATGGCACCGGGCTTCCGGGGGGTCGTGGCGACCAACTCCCTGCTCATCGCCGGAGAACTCGCCGAACGCCACGACATCGAAGTGCTGGTGTGCGGTGGACGAGTTCGCGGCGGCGATCTGGCCCTGTCGAACGCCTTCTCGGTGGAGTTCTTCGCGCAGCTTCACGCCGACGTCGCGTTCGTGAGTTCGGGCGGGGTGTCGGCCGAGGAAGGACTCACCGACTTCTATCTCGACGAGGTGGCCACACGCCAGCAGATGCTGCGCAGCGCGCGACAGGCCTTCGTCCTCGCCGACTCCTCGAAATTCGGTGTGGTGGCCCCCTACGCGGTGGCCCCACTGGGATGCGAACTCGGCCTGATCACCGACCGCGTCCCCGATCCCGAACTGGAGCGAGCGATACGCCGGAGGGGAGGTGCCATCGTCTCTCCCTGA
- a CDS encoding amino acid permease, whose translation MSNPVTQSKQTSGDDADAHIANAGYAQQFKRTLGHFESFAVAFSFISITTGLFSTFGVVLNSSGPAGIWTWPIATVGTILVALVYGMLASRIPLSGFSYQWASRLANPTVGWWFGWVSFAFLTSVTISVDYAFSQVALFPLLGWEYDPLRGAITTAIVMVLQAALIIWSTPILTKINNVAVGAELTAMIGLTILITAAVLINGGGDIGNWTSSGVAPSEGYLGWLGPFMMAFLLGAYTLVGWESSANLSEETKNPKKVIPRAMVRSVMISGIVGTLFLMAISAGMGDDVEAISASTSPVADIIGRTVGHTLEVILLVVVCVAIFACGLVIMTSNSRLIWAMARDGRVPFAETFAKVPRATGGPVWAAVLAAAVPILITLGFYANSDALTGFLGAGTLMPAILYSATVVLYITTRHKFTHHPDDFSLGKWEWPVVIGACVWLLVELSILIFPADFRIAQYYAIGTLVVGAVVFAILWFTRRDKLVAEVGSGVDAL comes from the coding sequence GTGTCCAATCCTGTCACACAATCGAAACAAACAAGCGGTGATGACGCCGACGCGCACATCGCGAACGCCGGCTACGCCCAACAGTTCAAACGCACCCTGGGCCATTTCGAGTCCTTCGCCGTGGCTTTCTCGTTCATCTCCATCACGACCGGCTTGTTCTCCACCTTCGGGGTGGTGCTCAACTCGTCCGGCCCGGCAGGCATCTGGACGTGGCCGATCGCGACCGTCGGCACCATCCTGGTCGCCCTCGTGTACGGCATGCTCGCCAGCCGGATCCCGCTCTCCGGATTCTCCTACCAGTGGGCCAGCCGTCTGGCCAACCCGACCGTGGGCTGGTGGTTCGGATGGGTGTCGTTCGCCTTCCTCACCAGCGTCACCATCTCGGTCGACTACGCCTTCTCCCAGGTGGCCCTGTTCCCCCTTCTCGGCTGGGAATACGACCCCCTGAGGGGCGCCATCACCACCGCTATCGTGATGGTCCTGCAGGCCGCGCTGATCATCTGGTCGACGCCGATCCTGACCAAGATCAACAACGTCGCCGTGGGCGCCGAGCTCACCGCCATGATCGGGCTCACCATCCTGATCACCGCAGCCGTGCTGATCAACGGCGGAGGCGACATCGGGAACTGGACGTCATCGGGCGTCGCCCCCTCGGAGGGCTATCTCGGCTGGCTCGGGCCCTTCATGATGGCTTTCCTCCTGGGGGCCTACACCCTGGTCGGCTGGGAGTCGTCGGCGAACCTGTCGGAGGAGACCAAGAACCCCAAGAAGGTGATCCCGCGGGCCATGGTGCGCTCGGTCATGATCTCCGGGATCGTCGGCACGCTGTTCCTGATGGCGATCTCGGCCGGTATGGGTGACGACGTCGAGGCGATCAGCGCGTCCACCTCGCCGGTGGCCGATATCATCGGACGGACCGTGGGCCACACCCTCGAGGTGATCCTGCTGGTCGTGGTGTGTGTCGCGATCTTCGCCTGCGGCCTGGTGATCATGACCTCCAACAGCCGGCTGATCTGGGCGATGGCCCGCGACGGCCGGGTACCGTTCGCCGAGACCTTCGCCAAGGTGCCGCGCGCAACGGGCGGCCCGGTGTGGGCCGCGGTCCTGGCAGCCGCCGTTCCGATCCTCATCACCCTCGGCTTCTACGCCAACAGCGACGCCCTGACCGGCTTCCTGGGGGCCGGGACGCTGATGCCCGCGATCCTGTACTCGGCGACGGTGGTGCTCTACATCACCACGCGGCACAAGTTCACCCATCATCCCGACGACTTCTCGCTGGGCAAATGGGAATGGCCCGTGGTCATCGGCGCCTGCGTCTGGCTGCTGGTCGAGCTGTCCATCCTGATCTTCCCCGCGGACTTCCGGATCGCCCAGTACTACGCCATCGGGACGCTGGTGGTCGGCGCGGTGGTCTTCGCCATCCTGTGGTTCACACGCCGCGACAAGCTGGTTGCCGAAGTGGGCTCGGGCGTGGACGCGCTATGA
- a CDS encoding FGGY family carbohydrate kinase — protein sequence MTVLAIDQGTSGTKAIVVDPDQGVLGLAEVPVHPVYLADGGVEQDPQALLDSVVEAGRRALAAAGRPAEVVSLANQGETVLAWDPATGRPLSQAVVWQDGRAAGICQELADRRDLVESRTGLALEAYFSAPKMAWLRRNVTTSGVVTTTDSWLLHQLTGEFVTDVTTASRSLVLDLDRREWDAELLDVFGLAAEPLPRIVACDEPLGTTGLFGDELVVGGQVVDQQAALFAQGCLAPGQAKCTFGTGAFLLVNTGRAAPRSRNGLTTSVAWTLRGASDYCLDGQVFTVASAVRWLTDIGLIDGPAHLDPLAADGAGDAVCVPALAGLAAPWWRGDARASFAGIGLATTRGNLVAAVLQGIAAQIAELAEVVEHDLGEPLSVLRVDGGLTRSRELMQATADLCQIPIEVYASPHATALGAAAMGRLATQPELAPADVVGAGDPSGSYLPRWSADQAAGFRSRWRRLAERNLEEVNIGG from the coding sequence ATGACGGTTCTCGCCATCGATCAGGGCACCTCGGGCACGAAAGCGATCGTGGTCGATCCCGATCAGGGCGTCCTCGGTCTGGCCGAGGTCCCCGTTCACCCCGTGTACCTCGCCGACGGCGGGGTCGAGCAGGATCCCCAGGCCCTGCTCGACTCCGTCGTAGAGGCCGGCCGGCGTGCCCTTGCGGCCGCCGGCCGGCCGGCCGAGGTCGTCTCCCTGGCCAACCAGGGTGAGACGGTGCTGGCCTGGGACCCGGCGACGGGTCGTCCCCTCAGCCAGGCCGTGGTCTGGCAGGACGGACGGGCCGCCGGGATCTGCCAGGAGCTGGCGGATCGGCGCGACCTGGTGGAATCGCGGACCGGGTTGGCGCTGGAGGCCTACTTCTCGGCGCCCAAGATGGCCTGGCTACGACGCAACGTGACCACCAGCGGCGTGGTCACGACGACGGACTCCTGGTTGCTGCACCAGCTGACCGGGGAGTTCGTCACCGATGTCACCACGGCCTCGCGATCCCTGGTGCTCGACCTCGACCGCAGGGAATGGGACGCCGAACTGCTGGACGTCTTCGGGCTGGCCGCAGAGCCCCTGCCCCGGATCGTCGCCTGTGACGAGCCGCTGGGCACCACCGGGTTGTTCGGGGACGAGCTCGTCGTCGGCGGCCAGGTGGTCGATCAGCAGGCAGCCTTGTTCGCCCAGGGATGCCTGGCACCGGGACAGGCCAAGTGCACGTTCGGGACCGGCGCCTTCCTGCTGGTCAACACCGGCCGGGCGGCCCCGCGCTCACGAAACGGCCTGACCACCTCGGTGGCGTGGACGCTCCGCGGCGCCAGTGATTACTGCCTGGACGGGCAGGTGTTCACGGTCGCCTCGGCGGTGCGCTGGCTCACCGACATCGGGCTGATCGACGGACCGGCGCACCTCGACCCCCTGGCCGCGGACGGAGCCGGTGACGCGGTGTGCGTACCCGCACTGGCGGGGTTGGCCGCGCCCTGGTGGCGGGGCGATGCCCGGGCGAGCTTCGCCGGGATCGGTCTGGCGACCACCCGTGGGAACCTGGTCGCGGCCGTTCTGCAGGGCATCGCCGCGCAGATCGCCGAGCTGGCGGAGGTGGTCGAGCACGACCTCGGCGAGCCTCTCAGCGTCCTGCGTGTGGACGGTGGCCTGACGCGCAGTCGTGAGTTGATGCAGGCGACCGCCGACCTCTGCCAGATTCCCATCGAGGTGTATGCGTCCCCGCATGCCACCGCGCTGGGCGCGGCAGCCATGGGCCGGCTCGCGACACAACCGGAGCTCGCACCCGCCGACGTGGTGGGCGCGGGCGACCCGAGCGGCAGCTATCTGCCGCGATGGAGCGCCGACCAGGCCGCGGGCTTCCGCTCGCGCTGGCGACGATTGGCCGAAAGGAACCTGGAGGAAGTGAACATCGGTGGTTGA
- a CDS encoding FAD-dependent oxidoreductase, with amino-acid sequence MVESQSTVEPAENGSAPGGAGTPLFDVVVIGAGVVGSAVARELSGHRLTVALMDARQDVGDVTSKANTAILHTGFDAKPGSLEARLVHEGYEMLGAYGEKVGIPIERTGALLVAWNSEQFEALPGLRDKAAANGYDQTYLINADEVYEREPHLGPGALGGLVVPGESIICPWTTTLAYATEAKSRGAELLLGRPVTAVDVGPEVTTLQTPAGPVRARWVVNAAGLGSDHIDRAFGFDRFTVTPRRGELFVFDKLTRTMVSEILLPVPTSRGKGVLISPTIYGNVMLGPTAEDLEDRTDTSTSAAGFAMLLDKGAMIMPELPGREVTATYAGLRAATEHSDYVVEVDADKRYLCLGGIRSTGLTSSMALARHAAGLLAGAGLGLVAVEPGELPEPPHMPYIGQAGVRPYADPAKVAADPAYGEIVCFCERVTRGEIRDALASPVPPCDRGGLARRTRATNGRCQGFFCGAHVDELLDGGK; translated from the coding sequence GTGGTTGAGTCCCAATCAACGGTCGAACCTGCCGAGAACGGATCGGCGCCCGGCGGCGCCGGAACCCCGCTCTTCGACGTGGTGGTCATCGGAGCGGGGGTGGTCGGCTCCGCAGTGGCCCGGGAACTGTCGGGTCATCGGCTCACCGTGGCGCTGATGGATGCCCGCCAGGACGTCGGTGATGTGACCTCGAAGGCGAACACCGCCATCCTGCACACCGGATTCGACGCCAAGCCCGGCAGCCTGGAAGCACGGCTGGTGCACGAGGGCTACGAGATGCTGGGCGCCTACGGCGAGAAGGTCGGTATCCCGATCGAACGAACCGGTGCCCTGCTGGTCGCCTGGAACTCCGAGCAGTTCGAGGCACTGCCCGGGCTGCGCGACAAGGCCGCGGCCAACGGGTACGACCAGACGTACCTGATCAACGCCGACGAGGTCTACGAGCGTGAGCCGCACCTCGGGCCCGGTGCCCTAGGCGGCCTGGTGGTGCCCGGCGAGTCGATCATCTGTCCCTGGACGACGACCCTGGCCTATGCCACCGAGGCGAAGTCCCGTGGGGCCGAGTTGCTGCTCGGCCGTCCGGTGACGGCCGTGGACGTGGGTCCCGAGGTGACGACCCTGCAGACACCGGCCGGGCCGGTCCGCGCCCGCTGGGTGGTCAACGCCGCCGGTCTCGGCAGTGATCACATCGATCGCGCCTTCGGGTTCGACCGGTTCACGGTCACCCCCCGGCGCGGGGAACTGTTCGTCTTCGACAAGCTCACTCGGACGATGGTCTCGGAGATCCTGCTGCCCGTCCCGACGTCGAGAGGCAAGGGCGTGCTGATCTCGCCGACGATCTACGGCAACGTGATGCTGGGCCCGACCGCCGAGGATCTCGAAGACCGCACCGACACCTCGACGTCGGCCGCCGGGTTCGCGATGCTGCTCGACAAGGGCGCGATGATCATGCCCGAGTTGCCCGGACGCGAGGTGACGGCCACCTACGCCGGCCTGCGGGCGGCCACCGAGCATTCCGACTACGTCGTCGAGGTGGACGCGGACAAGCGTTACCTCTGCCTGGGCGGCATACGATCGACCGGGTTGACCTCGTCCATGGCACTGGCCAGGCACGCGGCCGGACTGCTCGCCGGAGCCGGGCTGGGACTCGTCGCGGTGGAGCCCGGCGAGCTGCCGGAACCGCCCCACATGCCCTACATCGGGCAGGCGGGTGTGCGTCCGTACGCCGACCCCGCGAAGGTGGCCGCCGATCCGGCCTACGGAGAGATCGTGTGCTTCTGCGAGAGGGTGACCAGGGGCGAGATTCGCGACGCGCTGGCCTCACCCGTTCCCCCGTGCGACCGCGGGGGCCTGGCGCGCCGCACCCGCGCGACCAACGGGCGGTGCCAGGGGTTCTTCTGCGGCGCACATGTCGATGAACTGCTGGACGGAGGCAAGTGA
- a CDS encoding NAD(P)/FAD-dependent oxidoreductase — MPGRTTHSTRVAIIGGGPAGLTAARELAGSGEVLVLERESDLGGIPRHANHWGYGVRDLRRVMTGPAYARQLAREALSAGATAWTSAMVTGIDGRSLEVTSPRGVVTVEADAVVLATGARERPRAARRIPGDRPRGVYTTGELQNRVHLHHREIGKRIVVVGAELVSWSAVLTLRHAGARAVLMTSSRPAPETYAAVALAGRVAFGVPVATDTTVERVIGKGQVEGVEVLDHLSGRRRVVACDGVVFTADWIPDHELAVDLGLELEPASLAPRVDTALRTGQPGIFAAGNLLHPVDTADNAALDGRHVARSVERWLAGATEETPGVGLLVEEPLRWMAPGLLRPGDPAPTRGRYLAWVNEYRRFPTVVARQAGRVVGRVRTPWPAAPGRVFRIPASVLEGVDRRGEEVRISLG; from the coding sequence ATGCCAGGGCGGACCACTCACAGCACGCGGGTCGCGATCATCGGCGGGGGGCCGGCGGGCCTCACAGCCGCGCGCGAACTGGCCGGATCAGGCGAGGTGCTGGTGCTCGAACGCGAATCCGACCTCGGCGGGATCCCGCGTCACGCCAACCACTGGGGCTACGGGGTGCGTGACCTGCGCCGGGTGATGACTGGGCCGGCCTATGCGCGCCAGTTGGCCAGGGAAGCGCTTTCCGCTGGCGCGACGGCCTGGACCTCGGCGATGGTCACGGGAATCGACGGGCGGAGTCTCGAGGTGACCTCGCCACGTGGCGTGGTCACGGTGGAGGCCGACGCGGTGGTGCTCGCGACCGGCGCACGCGAGCGCCCCCGCGCAGCCCGGCGCATCCCGGGCGATCGCCCGCGCGGGGTCTACACCACCGGGGAACTGCAGAACAGGGTGCACCTGCACCATCGCGAGATCGGGAAACGGATCGTGGTCGTCGGCGCCGAGTTGGTGAGCTGGTCAGCGGTGCTGACCCTGCGTCATGCGGGTGCCAGGGCCGTCCTGATGACCTCCAGCCGCCCGGCGCCGGAAACCTACGCCGCCGTGGCGCTGGCCGGCCGGGTGGCCTTCGGGGTTCCGGTCGCCACCGACACCACCGTGGAACGCGTCATCGGCAAGGGGCAGGTCGAGGGGGTCGAGGTGCTCGATCACCTCAGCGGACGCAGACGGGTGGTCGCCTGCGACGGCGTGGTGTTCACCGCCGATTGGATACCCGACCACGAGCTGGCGGTGGACCTCGGCCTGGAGCTGGAGCCCGCCTCGCTGGCGCCACGGGTGGACACCGCGCTGCGGACCGGGCAGCCGGGGATATTTGCGGCCGGGAACCTGCTCCACCCCGTCGACACCGCCGACAACGCCGCACTGGACGGACGCCACGTCGCCCGCAGCGTCGAACGCTGGCTGGCCGGCGCGACCGAGGAGACCCCCGGCGTGGGGCTCCTCGTCGAGGAACCGCTGCGGTGGATGGCGCCCGGCCTGCTGAGGCCCGGCGACCCGGCTCCGACGAGGGGCCGCTACCTGGCCTGGGTGAACGAGTACCGCCGCTTCCCGACCGTGGTCGCACGCCAGGCCGGACGAGTCGTCGGACGCGTCCGGACACCGTGGCCTGCGGCTCCGGGACGGGTTTTCCGGATCCCCGCATCGGTGCTCGAAGGCGTCGATCGCCGTGGCGAGGAGGTTCGGATCAGCCTGGGCTAG
- a CDS encoding response regulator transcription factor, giving the protein MRILIADDDPQILRALRITLRAKGYEIITATDGAKAIAAAIDHRPDIFLIDLGMPQLDGIEVIHGIRGWSEAPILVVSGRSGATDKVEALDAGADDYVTKPFSVEELLARIRALTRRLPQQDAAPVVKLGDVTVDLAFQNVTRTIGDEVHQVRLTPTEWQVLELLIRNPGRLVTRQTLLTSIWGSEHVSDTGYLRLYVSQLRKKLEPDPGNPRYLITEAGMGYRLIVEPGEAG; this is encoded by the coding sequence ATGAGGATTCTCATCGCCGATGACGACCCGCAGATCCTGCGGGCCCTGCGGATCACTCTCAGGGCAAAGGGATACGAGATCATCACGGCCACAGACGGGGCCAAGGCGATCGCCGCCGCGATCGACCACCGCCCGGACATCTTCCTCATCGACCTCGGTATGCCGCAACTCGACGGGATCGAGGTGATCCACGGCATCCGGGGGTGGTCGGAGGCTCCGATACTCGTCGTCTCCGGACGGTCCGGTGCGACGGACAAGGTCGAGGCGCTCGACGCGGGTGCCGATGACTACGTCACCAAGCCGTTCTCCGTGGAAGAACTCCTCGCCCGCATCCGTGCGCTCACACGGCGGCTGCCCCAGCAGGACGCGGCGCCTGTCGTGAAGCTGGGTGATGTCACCGTCGACCTTGCCTTCCAGAACGTCACCAGGACCATCGGTGACGAGGTGCACCAGGTTCGCCTCACGCCGACCGAGTGGCAGGTGCTGGAGTTGCTCATCCGCAATCCGGGACGGCTCGTCACGCGTCAGACCCTGCTCACCAGCATCTGGGGTTCCGAGCACGTCAGCGACACGGGTTACCTGCGGCTCTACGTGTCACAGTTGCGCAAGAAGCTCGAGCCCGACCCCGGCAACCCCCGCTATCTGATCACCGAGGCAGGCATGGGATATCGGCTGATCGTCGAGCCGGGGGAGGCCGGGTGA